ACGATGTTCAATGATCAATTTTACTCATTTAGATTCATAGCACTCCGTCCCTCCTGTTCTTCTCTCCCCACTAGACGAAAAGTTTGAGAATTCTAATAacagaaagaaaatctcaaataaataacaaagaccaatcttttttaaaaaaaaaaaaatggaacagTCGTCTGGTCCCAAAACTTTCTCACCACTTCTGCAGGATAATGCTACCACAAGGTTAATTAATAATACAATAGAACATGTACATGGTACAAGCTGTATCCATAAGTTAACCAGGTAGAAGCACTGCAACCCTGTGTAGTCAAGAATGTGGGGTTGCGATGGAACAAATATGAAGCCGGGCGCGGCGAATGCGGAAGACGGGCGCGGAGGAGAAGGAAGCAAGGATAATAATATcatttcatattttcattttatttttaattaataaaaatatgatttttttaacaccgttagaacaaccgttatattaggaatatttgtacaataataaaattttacgaggatatacatgcaaataccaATTTTCAAAGGATATTCACGtaaaatctgatatttagaaTGGTATCGCAAAAAAACCCTTCATGttattctgaaaaaaaatatattttctgttATCCAAAAAAGAAATGTTCGTCACTGATACATATTTACACCACCTCTCTTTCCCCTCCTCTACAAATGACCTTGTGAAGCCCTTATAACTCTGGGTACACACAACAGAAGGCATCTTTTGCGTGGATTCACATATAACAAATCCACACACTTCCAGAATAAGAAGAACAATATATACTTCCTACCACTTGACATCCAATGTTAAAGCCTCAGGGGGTACAACAACAGATGGAAACTGAGTGAATGAAAGATTCGACATCACATTGCTCCAGGCAGTAGAATCAGCTACGATAAAAGGTCTCTTCAGCTTCTTGGTTATCACAGGCTTCAGTCCCCTCTCCCCATCAACTCTAGCCACTATCTCAAACCAATGCCGTTCGACTgtaggttttgttttccactctGCAGTCTTTTTCCAGACCCTGTCATTCTTGGTTATGTCTCTTTCGAGCTCCAATCGAAATTTGACCAAAGTTGATGACATGATTTTTGCTTTCAGGAAACGTGTAGACCCGCTCTGGAACACCCCGTCGCCTAGCAAGCTTCCTACTGCTTTATCCAACAGGACCAACCTCTTGCTGATAGAGCAAAATAAACATGAAGAAGCTGGCTTGAAATGTCCATTGTAACACTTCTCAGGCAACAATTCAACCGTATTGGGGGACCTGAATGCAGCTTCAACACGAGCGAGCGAGCTATAGTTCCTAACTGCAATTACCGAAACTGATCCTCCAACAACCACTGAAAGTAATGGAGCACATGAAGAATAACCAAAGGCCCAAAACTGCTTATGCTCTTTCCTTCGAGTGGCTAAACTTCCATTCAGTGACAGACCAATGTCATAAGGGTGAATAAGGGAGACTTCTTGAGCGCCCTCTAGCTTTACTCTGATGCCATTGCCAACAAGTACCCGCCTCAAATGTCTATGTGTGACATTCAACTGTATTAAAATATTGTACGTTCTTCAGAAttcattatattattataatgaagaaaaaaaattacagcaAACACATGCCTAAATCTGCACAGGTACATACAGGGAAAAGGAGAAACAATTGAAGCTGAACAAAAAAAGTTATAGATGTTGAaacccaaaaaagaaaattcaaaatgtTTAGATTAGCATAGGCAATTCAAGCTAAAACATGCAAAGTTGAGGAGTCAAAAAACCATAAATTATCTGGGATTCTATTAATTTCACTGAGATCCGTATCTACACTCAATACTGTCTTGTACTGGATCATGATATATCTACTAGCATATCCAATcaaacaaaattagaaatagaTAGGCATGACAACATTTATCTTAACTACATGAAAGACTGCTGTAAAACACATGAAGAAAGGAcaaatggaaacattttcctaatTGCAATGGGAACAATAATGACCTATAATAGCCAACAGTTTGATAAtttatctaaaaaataaaaaattgggcGAATAATCATGCCCTTAGAAGCTAGAGTCTTCTATCTACATAACATACCCAGTTGGGAATCTTCCTACCATCTCGCGCCCACACTTATTTTCAACCTAGTTCCTTACTAAATTTGTTTCTAAACTACCCACTTCCCTGCACGGACTCCCGAAGCTAGCAACTAAGATCATGTGCCACAACATAGTGAGTGTAACTAATAATTTGAGATGAACACATGAAGGTTCCAAATACTAGAGCTCCAATGGAGTGTTTCAAAGATCCAAGTCTGAAATGATTTAGAATCCTAACCTGAATCTCCACGGACATATCCATCTTGAGTTTTTACTTAAGAATCCACAAATCTAAATTCTTGAAGTGAATTTCATCAAACTGGTACTACAAAAAACCCAGAATGATTTCTTCTGTTTATCTCTAGAGATATGTGAACCCTCATCAAAATTTACTACAAAATAAGATGGAGATATTGTTCAATAATATgaccctattttttttttcttttaaatgttgattcaaaacaaaatttgtgcttctAGAGGATGCCCACTGCCTGGAAGGTACACACAAAACTACATTTTTCTGAAGTACACTTGTCTGACTACATTGCTCATACCTTTACCTGTGTCCTGTTGCTCCTGAACTGAGAGCCTGTATCAGATGAAATCCCACATTAGGACAATGAGATTTCTCAACAATCAACAATGGTTTCTTGTTTCCTATTTTTCTGCTAATGAACATTAGTCCATGACAAATAATATTACCAATCAATGAAGGGATATCAACTGCAACTATCATTCGCCCATTTAGAAGTCAAATGTAATGACAAGAACCAGagaaagaataagaagaaagaaTAATGAAGGGATATCAACTGCAACTATCGTTCGCCCATTTAGAAGTCGAATGCAATGACAAGAACTAGAGAAAGATTAAGAAGAAAACATAGTTATTACCTTTTTCCAAATGTTAATATTTAATAACAGTCCACTAAATGAAAGTGGGAGCAGATTAAACACATTTGGAATAGTTACCACATTACAGCAGTATAGATCTACCTAATTTCAATTATATCATTTCTTCGATGATTTTTCATGTCAATGAAAATGTTTTGTTGGATGTTTGTTTCACTACATGTTATATCAAGTAACAGATATGCTTAATTCTTGTACTACAGTCAAAGAAAACTGTGTTTATGCATCAAGGAAGATGTTGACGCTCATTAGTTTGCAATGAATAATGACCCAGACCCTCAAAATCAAGTTTTGTTTCACATATAAAGATATAAAGGTTTGTCCCATTACACTGTAGCGAACTATGTAACAACAAGtaaaaaaatccaaagaaaCCAAGAGAACCAAGAGTATTACAGAGTATTACACACTCCATCATCTTCCCATCCACAAACAAAAGGTGCATCCCATATCAGCTTAAATTCATTTCTTGGGCAAGCTTTTATCAATTAATTAAACCATATAAACAGTAGGCAGTCAGCCTCCTCATTCCCCCAACACAATGCTCTCAGAACATAAACAGTAGGCTGCAGGGCAATCTGTAAATCCTCCTTTCCACGAACATAAACATACAGAGAAGGGAAGTCATCTTCAGGACATTCAACTCCCTTTTAGCTAAACCATGATGGTTTTGCTTTAAGATATATTATACTTTCAACGTCAGCTAGCAAaagaagatatcacaaa
The sequence above is drawn from the Phoenix dactylifera cultivar Barhee BC4 unplaced genomic scaffold, palm_55x_up_171113_PBpolish2nd_filt_p 000007F, whole genome shotgun sequence genome and encodes:
- the LOC103709235 gene encoding uncharacterized protein LOC103709235: MAATLVFISILFSSATLVLSLPSSNASRLASSPSPQTPLFLQGVVKAIAARERWEGEVRVSDLDAGGARVGGFQRYEFHVRVGRTVVVSKLSDEVLSWRKARRAGAVEFGPDLTAGTAVEGLMPVVRDLELEGPLDLRVSGGGDDWLSLHLPALNVTHRHLRRVLVGNGIRVKLEGAQEVSLIHPYDIGLSLNGSLATRRKEHKQFWAFGYSSCAPLLSVVVGGSVSVIAVRNYSSLARVEAAFRSPNTVELLPEKCYNGHFKPASSCLFCSISKRLVLLDKAVGSLLGDGVFQSGSTRFLKAKIMSSTLVKFRLELERDITKNDRVWKKTAEWKTKPTVERHWFEIVARVDGERGLKPVITKKLKRPFIVADSTAWSNVMSNLSFTQFPSVVVPPEALTLDVKW